A stretch of DNA from Vibrio sp. ED004:
AGAGGTGTTGCTCTTGCCCAACTGACATAAATGCCCAGCATTTGATCGACAAACGGGATTTTCATCATTCGAATTAAGGCAATCGCTAGACCAATCACCACACCCAATACAATCGATACTGCCGATATCCATGCTGTAGCCCATGCGCCCTGTAGCAGCTGTTCCCAAGCGTAATAATCCATAAACGACCTCTTTAAAAAGCGACTTCTTGCAATAGGCTTTTGCGCGAATGACAAATCGGCTAAATCGCTCTGGCCCTTTTGTCATCGGCACAAACAGCGGTTAACTGTTTGTGCCAGCGCGTGCTTACTGATCTACTGGACCGCTGTTAGCTTGTGATACTGCTCTACTGAAGTGATGGCTTCCGAAGGAAGATGCTCGAACGATTCACCGAACCACTTCTTCTGCAACTCTGCCATTTTTCCTGTTTGTTCTAGGTGAATGAAAAACTCAGTGAGATAAGCCAATAGCTCAGGGCTCTCTTTTGGAACAGGCCAGCTTACGAAACCAGGGCCAGATACCGCCTCACCTTTTTTAAAGATGTTAGACTTAGATTTCACTACCTCGTTAACCGAAACCACACTGTTGATGACGTAGTCGATTCGGCCAATAGCTAAATCTGAATATGCTTCTGGGTAAGATTGATACTGCACTACTTTACCCAAAGACTTGCCTTGTGCTTCGAGCATTTCTTCTAGCTCTGGAAGTCGCTCTAACAAAGCACTACCCGCTTGTAATCCAACAGTTTTTCCGTCTAGATCCGACACCGTATTAATATCGTCAGCATCCGCTCTGGTTAAGAAATAATGCTGTGCTGAGGCAATAGGCGGCGTAAAGTCAAACACCTTCAATCGAGCATCTGTCACGATAGCGCCCGTTAGCGCCACATCGTATTGACCCGCAGATACTGAGGCGAGCAACCCTGTCCAAGGTAAGATCTCTTGTTCAATATCGAACTTCGAGTATTCACGCAGTTCATCAAGCAGATCTTTATTAATCCCAGCCGGGTTACCACGATCGATGTAGTTAAATGGCGAATAGTTATCTTCTGTCGCCACTTTCATAAAACCTTGCTTTTCGATGGCTGCAAGCTCGGATGCTTGTGCGATACCAAAACAACCCAGTACGACTGTTGCTGCCGCTGTTGAAACCCATGCCTTCATAGTCATTCCCTGTTTCATACGCTTTCCTTATCGAGATTATTTGCCTGCCTTTACTTTATGAACGGAATGCCTCGAAGACGTAGAGCCAATTTAATTTTCAGGTTGGGACAGAGCTATTTTTAGGTTAGAGCTGAGCAACTTTCCCATTGGTCATCGCCCAAAAGCCAGCCCTTAAACATCTATATAAACTCTGGCTCACTTCTTGCTGTTTTATACACATAGGATCGAGGTTTACTGAGAATAAGGACTGTATCTCATGGCGATAAATCACAATTGTTTCATCGAGTTTGATTCCAAAAGAAGCCTGCAAGAACAAGTACGTAGCTATTTGGTGACGGCGATATTGAATGGTATTTTTCCTGCGAAACAAGCGCTCCCGTCTTGTCGCAAGCTCTCTAGCCAATTAGGTGTTTCACGCAATACGGTCTCGCTGGTGTACGACAGTTTGCTCGATGATGGCTATCTCATCAGTAAGCCTCGCAGTGGTTATTACCTGTCAGAAAAGTATCAAAATCCGAGCGAAGAGATAGACGCGAACTTGGATCATTTTGAATCAACAAACAACGACAATGCACCGGATTGGAGCAAGCGAGTAAAACTGCAATTGAGCCAATACCCTCGCATCGTCAAACCGTCGCACTGGAGTTGCTATCAATACCCATTTATTTTTGGCCAGCCTTCAATCAATGACTTTCCATTAGCTCAATGGCGAGAAGCAACAAGAAAAGTGACCTCAGATCCTCATGACCACCGCTGGTTGTGCGACAAAGTTGATAAAGACGTCGATATGCTGGTGGAACAAATACGCACAAGAGTGCTCCCACAGCGCGGTATTCATGCTCAAAGTGATGAGATTTTAATAACCCTAGGCTCGCAGAACGCGCTCTATCTGCTCTCGACCTTGTTGATGAATCACCAGAGCCGAGTCGGTGTCGAGAACCCCGGTTACAAAGAAGCGAACCACATCTTTAATCTCTCTGGTGCACAGTTACACCCTCATCAAGTGGATGAACAAGGATTGAGGTTCAATGAACACTCTTCACTGTGTGACCACTTCTATGTCACACCCAGTCACCAAGCGCCCACCGGCGTGACCATGAGTGACGAA
This window harbors:
- a CDS encoding transporter substrate-binding domain-containing protein, which gives rise to MKQGMTMKAWVSTAAATVVLGCFGIAQASELAAIEKQGFMKVATEDNYSPFNYIDRGNPAGINKDLLDELREYSKFDIEQEILPWTGLLASVSAGQYDVALTGAIVTDARLKVFDFTPPIASAQHYFLTRADADDINTVSDLDGKTVGLQAGSALLERLPELEEMLEAQGKSLGKVVQYQSYPEAYSDLAIGRIDYVINSVVSVNEVVKSKSNIFKKGEAVSGPGFVSWPVPKESPELLAYLTEFFIHLEQTGKMAELQKKWFGESFEHLPSEAITSVEQYHKLTAVQ
- a CDS encoding PLP-dependent aminotransferase family protein, whose product is MAINHNCFIEFDSKRSLQEQVRSYLVTAILNGIFPAKQALPSCRKLSSQLGVSRNTVSLVYDSLLDDGYLISKPRSGYYLSEKYQNPSEEIDANLDHFESTNNDNAPDWSKRVKLQLSQYPRIVKPSHWSCYQYPFIFGQPSINDFPLAQWREATRKVTSDPHDHRWLCDKVDKDVDMLVEQIRTRVLPQRGIHAQSDEILITLGSQNALYLLSTLLMNHQSRVGVENPGYKEANHIFNLSGAQLHPHQVDEQGLRFNEHSSLCDHFYVTPSHQAPTGVTMSDERRAQLLEMAKANDAVIIEDDYDAECNVEWNPKPALKASDKEGRVIYVSSFSKLLAPGLRLGYIVAPEELIYDLRILRRLMYRHAPSRVQMEVAHFIEQGYYDSFVRRFRENTRQRWKLINDAVLKYLPDCKRLAQSEQANSLWLQTPSHINSQRLASRAAQKGILIETGYSHFMTDPETKLSNETSSEFDPNSYFRLGFHAIDKDLIAPGIKELSEVMKS